The genomic window TGTTCACTCATCTCTTCGCCTGTCATGCTTCCCGCCTCGCTTGAGGCTCAGAAAAGATACAGGCCCTACCTGAATCTGTCAACACCCCGCACCAGAGACTCCCTTGAGAGTCCGGGAAACGCGGTGGGGAAGTGGGTTGTGGGGAGTGGGAAGTGGATGGCCCCAACACCGAGATCAGACCACTGGGACGCCGGAGCAGAACAGACGCAACCTCAAACTCCTCTCTTCTCCCCTATCCGTCACGCGGAGCGAAGGCCGACCACCGAGCCCACTCCCCACTAACTGCAATCCCCGCCCCGCGCGCTGCGTCGCGCCTCCGTATACTGTTCTCTTGGCATATGAACCCGCGTCCCGCTCAACGGGAGTGCGCGGAAGGGAGGCACGCCCATGCAGGAACTGCTGGAAAAACTCGCGTCGCTCCGGGAGTACCTTTGACATTCCCGGAAAAACACGCCGCCTGAACGAACTGGACCGTGAACTGAGCGACCCGGAACTCTGGAACGACTCCGGCCGCGCCCGCAAGGTCACGCAGGAGGCCGGAACGCTCCGCCGTGTGGTGGAGGGGTACCAGACCCTGAACTCGGACGCGCAGGGCCTCAGCGAGATGCTGGAGATGGCCGACGCCGACGAGCGCGAGATGCTCATGGAGGAGCAGACGTCCATCGAGAAGCGCGTGGACGAGCTGTACAAGGAGACGCTGTTCACCATGAAGCACGCCGACACGGCGGCGATCGTGCGCGTGAAGAGCGGTGCGGGCGGCACCGAGAGCATGGACTGGGCCGGGATGCTCACGCGGATGTTCATGCGCTGGGCCGAGCGGCGCGGCTACAAGGTCGATCTGATCGATCAGGTGGACGGCGATCAGGCGGGCGTGATCAGCAGCGAGTTCATCATCCGCGGCGAGAAGGCCTTCGGGATGATGCTGCCCGAGCACGGCGTGCACCGCCTCGTGCGCGTGTCGCCGTTCGACAGCAACAACCGCCGCCACACGTCCTTCGCGTCGGTGGACGTCGTGCCGGAGGTGCCGGAGGAGGAGATCAACATCCACATTCCGGACAGCGACCTGCGCCGCGACGTGTTCCGCTCGCAGGGTGCGGGGGGGCAGGGCGTGAACACGACCGACTCCGCCGTGCGCCTCACTCACCTGCCGACGGGGATCGCGGTGGCGTCGCAGCAGACGCGGTCGCAGATCAAGAACCACGAGATCGCTCTGCAGATCCTCAAGCAGCGCCTCTACGACATCGAGATGCGCAAGCGCGAGGAAGAGGAAGCCAAGGCGCGTGGCGAGCAGAAGAAGATCGAGTGGGGCAGCCAGATCCGCTCGTACGTGCTCGACAAGCAGTACATCAAGGACCACCGCACGGGCGTCATGAAACACAACCCGGACGACGTGCTCGACGGGGACCTCGAGGACCTGCAGTGGGCGGGTCTGGAATGGATGGCCGGGAAGCGCGTCGCGGAGGAAAACAGCGACGACGAGTAACACGCAGCCGGTCAGGAGGCGCGCCACCCCTGGGGCCGCGCCTCCTTTCTGTTGACCCTGAGCTGGGGCTGTGGCGTTCGTGCTTGTCACGCGTAACGGAACGTGACACCCTGGGAAGTAAGCATGACCGAACCGAGCGCCATCACCGGGTACACCCTGCACCGCATACTCGGGCGCGGGAACACCTCGCTGGTGCGCCTGGCCACGAACAGCCAGGGACAACTGGTGGCCGTGAAGATCCCCCACCCGGAAACGCTGGCCGTGCAGGACGCCGCGGAACGCTTCGGGAACGAGGTCCGCCTGACGTTGCAGCTGCGCCACCCACATCTGGTGCGCGCGTATGGGGGCACGCCGTTCGGTCCGCATGCCTTCCTGGCCGTCACGTACTACCCGAAAGGCGCCCTGAATGAACAGCTGGCCGACCTGCCGGACCGGACCCTGCCGCTGAAGCAGGCGCTGCGGCTGCTGGCGGATGTCGCGTCGGCCCTGACGTACCTGCATCATCAGGGCGCGGTTCATCAGGACGTGAAGACCCAGAACGTGTACGTCACGGAGGAGGGCCGCGCGGCCCTGGGGGATCTGGGGAACACGTACTTCGTGGCGCAGGGGGGCAAAACCAGCGGCAGTCCGTTCTACATGGCACCCGAGGTCTACCAGGGAGAACTGACGAGCAGCGCCAGCGACGTGTACAGCCTGGGCGTGATGATGTACGAGCTGCTGGGAGGAGACCGGCCGTTCAACGGCAACAGCTACGAGGAGCTGATGGTGGCGCACATGACCCGCTTCGCCCCCTCGCTGACCCTGGTCAACCCCCTGGTGCCGCGCGCGGTCGGCCGCCTGGCAGAGCTGGCGCTGGCCAAACGCCCTGGCGACCGGCCCAGTGCCGATCAGATCCGCCGGGCGCTGCTCAGCGCCCTGGGTGAGGTGCCGGAGGACGAGGTGTACGAGGAGGACCTGAAGCCGGAAGCGGAGGTCGCGCGGCCCATGGGACGTCACGCACCCGCTCAGGTCCGTGCGGCCGCCCCTCCGGTGAACACTGAACCAGCCGAAGAGCCGGAAAAGAGCGGCCGCTGGAACCCATTCCGACGCCGCAAATAACGGCAGTCAGGGCAGCGGGCGGTGCATCTCGTACCGTCCGGGGAGCTGCTGGAAGCCCAGGCGGCGGTTCACGGCGATCATCGGGGCGTTCAGGGAGTGGTTGTTGGTGCGCATGGTGGTGAACCCCTCGGCCTGGGCACTCTGCACGGCCTGGAGTTTCATCGGCAGGGCCAGCCTGCGTCCGCGCGCGTCGGGGTGCGTGGCGGTCAGTTCGTTGTACACGAACGGCAGGTGCGCGAAGCGGACCATGGCAGTGGTGCCCAGCCACTCCCCGGCGGGGCCGACGGCGAGGATCAGCCAGTCGGGGCGGGGGTCGCGGTCCAGGCGCAGGGCCTCCCGCACCTGCGCGGCTGTCCAGCGGGGGTACCCGGCGAGATCGGGCGTCTCGGTCAGGCGGTCGGCGACGAATTCGATGTAACGGGCCATCGTGGCGTCGCCCTCGCCGCTCAGGTCGGTGAAGGTCACGCCCTGCGCGTGCGCGGCGTCCAGGGCCGGCTGGAAGTCGGCGAGGTTCACTCCGGTCAGGTTCAGTTCGGAGGCGTAGCGGTGGGTGCGCAGCGTGAAGCCGCGCCGCTCCGCCCAGGCGCGGTCGGCCGGGTCGGCATCTGGAACATCTACGCTCAGGCCCCGGGCACCCAGCTCCAGGGCCGCCTGCCGCGCCTCCTGCCACAGCGTCTCACCGGCCCCCTGGCCGCGCGCCTCCGGAAAGACCAGGACACTCAGGTGAAGGAAGTCCGGCGGGATGAACAGCGAGCGTTGCAGCTGCGAGCCGCCCAGCACCTGTCCGTCCGCGCCGACCAACAGGCGCCGCCGCGCGAGGTCGTCAGGGCCGAGCCGTCCGTCCGCAGCGA from Deinococcus sedimenti includes these protein-coding regions:
- a CDS encoding GNAT family N-acetyltransferase, with translation MTHTGTRLRPYTPEDAGVFAALLSLGGRRTDAADLIAADGRLGPDDLARRRLLVGADGQVLGGSQLQRSLFIPPDFLHLSVLVFPEARGQGAGETLWQEARQAALELGARGLSVDVPDADPADRAWAERRGFTLRTHRYASELNLTGVNLADFQPALDAAHAQGVTFTDLSGEGDATMARYIEFVADRLTETPDLAGYPRWTAAQVREALRLDRDPRPDWLILAVGPAGEWLGTTAMVRFAHLPFVYNELTATHPDARGRRLALPMKLQAVQSAQAEGFTTMRTNNHSLNAPMIAVNRRLGFQQLPGRYEMHRPLP
- a CDS encoding serine/threonine-protein kinase; its protein translation is MTEPSAITGYTLHRILGRGNTSLVRLATNSQGQLVAVKIPHPETLAVQDAAERFGNEVRLTLQLRHPHLVRAYGGTPFGPHAFLAVTYYPKGALNEQLADLPDRTLPLKQALRLLADVASALTYLHHQGAVHQDVKTQNVYVTEEGRAALGDLGNTYFVAQGGKTSGSPFYMAPEVYQGELTSSASDVYSLGVMMYELLGGDRPFNGNSYEELMVAHMTRFAPSLTLVNPLVPRAVGRLAELALAKRPGDRPSADQIRRALLSALGEVPEDEVYEEDLKPEAEVARPMGRHAPAQVRAAAPPVNTEPAEEPEKSGRWNPFRRRK
- the prfB gene encoding peptide chain release factor 2 (programmed frameshift), giving the protein MQELLEKLASLREYLDIPGKTRRLNELDRELSDPELWNDSGRARKVTQEAGTLRRVVEGYQTLNSDAQGLSEMLEMADADEREMLMEEQTSIEKRVDELYKETLFTMKHADTAAIVRVKSGAGGTESMDWAGMLTRMFMRWAERRGYKVDLIDQVDGDQAGVISSEFIIRGEKAFGMMLPEHGVHRLVRVSPFDSNNRRHTSFASVDVVPEVPEEEINIHIPDSDLRRDVFRSQGAGGQGVNTTDSAVRLTHLPTGIAVASQQTRSQIKNHEIALQILKQRLYDIEMRKREEEEAKARGEQKKIEWGSQIRSYVLDKQYIKDHRTGVMKHNPDDVLDGDLEDLQWAGLEWMAGKRVAEENSDDE